Below is a window of Candidatus Zixiibacteriota bacterium DNA.
CTTGGAAGGGGAGACAATATTGCAATCAGCGAGCGCTTTCGAGAGAAGGTCGCGCGCTGCCTGCGTCTGACGGAGCCGCGCTTCTGCGGATTGAATCTCTTCCGGCCGGGCGATAGTTCGTACTTTCTGCAAAGCCTGTTCGGCGGAGCGAAATTGAGCCAGCGCGACCGTGTACCGTGCCGCAGCATCGTCCCTCTGCTTCTTTGTTACGCTCTGCGTGCTGTATAGCTCCTCCATCCTGTCGGCATCATCTTTGGCGACTTTCAGACCAGTCTCCGCCTGCGTCAGAGCTTCTTCGGTGTACCTCACATCTTCCGACCGAGCTCCTTTGATCATTAAGCGATACTGTGCATCAGCCAGATCGACAGCAGCATCAGCCTGCCGGAGCTGCAATGCGTACGCTGTCGTGTCGATCAATGCGATTGTATCACCATGACCGATGTGATCTCCTTCGCTCGTATAGAGCTTGAGGATTTCCCCGGCTGCTTTCGATGAGACATTGATCTCTGTTGCCTCAATTGTGCCGGATGCAGTGATGATACCGTCGCCCGAATTGCCTGCGCACGAATGTAGAGTGAGAGCAATCACAAGATACAGCACCGCACATCCCAGCCAACCGGTCAGCCATCGATATTTTCTAACACTCATAGATAATTCTCCTCCCTGCGTGTCCTTTTTCTCCAGTCGAATCAAGTCTGATATTGTGCTCTCGATTTATCAGATAATATCCCTATCAGAAAAGTGTTCATTACTCCCTCAAAAACTTCATGTGTCGAGTAGGGAAGTTGGGAAACAACTTCCGGGTTTACAACGCCGTCAATCAGTTGCGTGAATATTACCATCAGCAGATTGATATCCATGTCTTTTCTGAGCAAGCCGGTTTCAATACCTGATTGGAAGAGTGCGCTGAATTGGCTCAGGATCTTTGTCCGCCTGAATTTGAGTATCTTTGTGTAGGTTTCGGGTGAGCTGCGCTGAACATCCCTGACAAATGGGCTATGAAACCTGGAAAGAGTCTTCACCATCAGAGATACAGACATCTTGAGTTTCTCGACAAAGTCTGTCTCATCGTCGTGCAGGATGCCTCGAAGTTGAAATGCGGTGTCCGCAAGGAGATCAAAGACCGCCTGGTGCAGGAGTTCATCTTTGCTTGAGAAGTGTCTGTATAGAGTCTTTTTGCTGATGCCAAGATCTGTGGCAATTTCATCGGTTGTGATCGCGCTGAAACCGAATCGGAAGAACTTCTCTCTGGAAGCTTCAATTATACGCGTGCGCATCTGGATGTTAGCGGCGTCTCTCTTGGATGTAGTACTCATAATACTATAATGGTATACTTAGTATTCATACTCAAGACAACATGTCGAGGGCTTAATTAGTGCCATTATATACATCATGAGATCACCTCATATTGGAAACTGATATGGTAGCTATCGTTTCCAGAATACGAATATGTAGAGTTTTGTCAAGATAAATCTACTGTCGATTAGGATTTGCATTCGATTGAGACTTCTGCAATTTGTCGATGCAGGGCGTGGGAGATGGCGGGCAAATTTATATTGCAATTGCGGTTCGGCGGGGTTATTATTGCGTGTTCGAATGACAGATGTGCCCCCGTAGCTCATCCGGATAGAGCATCTGCCTTCTAAGCAGAGGGTAGCAGGTTCGAGTCCTGCCGGGGGTACCTTTTGAACCCCAGTTCAAAACCCGGATTCGAGATCAATCCATCGGTTCACACAGCCATTCACATCGCGCCCGCCTAACCTTTTGACTCGTTGTGAGTTAACGGAGTGCTGGCACTACGAACAGTTGTACCTTGTGACCGATCCTTTTGAGCGGTCAATAATACTGGGCCGGAAAGAGGCAATTTCATCGACATGATCTCGGATTCGGTGACATAGATCATGCTTTCAGAAAGCTCTTACAACTAGGCACAGGACGTTCCGTTCGGGTTCAGTATGCTGACCTATCACCTTAGCTTCGCATTCATAGTTCTCCGGGGTGGAGTTTAGAACATTCTTTATACTGACAGGCGTCAGTCAACTGTAGTTTAGACAGCAAGTCAGACCGGATCGCTTCGAATCTCAGCCGATTTGAGTTTCGCCGCTATATTGATAATGATGGCCACAGCATTGTCACAAACGAAAGGCCTGCCGAGAATGTAAGTCAGCAGAAAGTGATGAGGCCATAACACGAACTTCTGAGATGATAACCTGCAACCTCCGAACCGAACTACTCGATGAATCTCTACAGCCCGTAAGATCCGGTATTATTCTCCTCAGGCTATACCAGTAGCAGCAATATCTTAGTCACGTGTAGGGCATGAGACTTGGGAGTACAGGCAGCTAGGCAACGACTACTCGACCGTTGTGTGAGAAGTGCATTTACGCATGCTCAGACTTCTGAAGCATCGATATCGCGTAAAGGAAAGAAAGTTACAGAAATGACTCCCTCCTTCAGCTTATACTATCGAGAGATGTATCGGCACGCCTCATCACCTGTTTCATAATATAGTCACTTCTACTCTAGTAGTGAAGCTTTTGCCATCGTCATTGATCCCCTCCCATTCCTGGTTGACAGTGTTCGGTCTGCTCTGGCCAGTCTGGTGCAAGTCGTTATCAAGTATGACGGGTGCAGGGCCCCCAATGACAGCCGACCAATCGATATCGATACACTTTTCGCAATTCGATCCGGCGTACCAATACTTAAAACTGCCGTGAGCACTCCCTGATGAATCAAAAAACCAGCACATTTCTATTCCTGACTCATAAGGCTTCGTACATGGCGAAGTGAAGCAGGTTTCATAGCCAACTCCCCTGAGGTCTAACGGCGAACCCCAGGAAACCGTTAAAGTAATCGAAATCCCGCATGAGGCAGACACACCCTCTATTCTGAACGAATCGAGCCCGCATGGCTCAGTTTGAGACAGCCAGTGCGTTACCAGTTTGCCTTGCGATGTATTTCCTCCCCACTGCCCAGCGCTGGGGCACGACCATGCGGGGACGGTCACCTCTGCCGAATCAGATTTCGATGGATACTCACAACTGATCGCCTTCACAATTAGCAAGGGATCTGATGGTATCCAGGCTGGAGCAGTGTACAACCCAGTGGGATTGATCGTCCCCACACTTGCATCGCCATTGGGTATCCCATTGATGGTCCAGTCCACACCTGATGCTGCGACGGGTGCTAGTGTTCCTCCAATTGATTGTGAGGCTTCGCAAACCGATGCGGCGAATTGGACTGTCGAGTCCGGAAGAACGCTCGCCGAGCCAGGGGATAGTGTCACTTCACCGTGCTGGCAACCAGGCGGTGGGGGCGGGTCATCTTTGCGGCATGATGACATACACATACACATAATCATGAGCAGCTGGATGATGCCTGCAGGACGTTTGATCGGACTCTTCATGGTCGACCTCCTTCGAGATTGTTTAGCGGCTTAACTTCCTCAGTCATTCTATTCGTAACAGTGAATTCCTGTTGACTCTTCAAGTTAGTCGTGCAGCTGCAGTTTGCTTGGATGTTTCGGACTCTGATCTCAAAGTTAATAGATAATCTGCATTTCGCAAGTGAATCATGAGCGACTACCTTGTCGTAAAGTCTGCATCATCTACCGGATGGCAAATATACTCGTAGCCCTATTTCCCCACCGAAACCGCCAATGCCGAGTTCAAGGTCAAGACTTGGGTCATCCACTGGTCCTGGAGCCTCGGCAACTGTAAGCAGATCGCTACCTGTGTATCTGGTCAATGAGTAATGTGCTGTGGTC
It encodes the following:
- a CDS encoding efflux RND transporter periplasmic adaptor subunit, which gives rise to MSVRKYRWLTGWLGCAVLYLVIALTLHSCAGNSGDGIITASGTIEATEINVSSKAAGEILKLYTSEGDHIGHGDTIALIDTTAYALQLRQADAAVDLADAQYRLMIKGARSEDVRYTEEALTQAETGLKVAKDDADRMEELYSTQSVTKKQRDDAAARYTVALAQFRSAEQALQKVRTIARPEEIQSAEARLRQTQAARDLLSKALADCNIVSPSKGIVTDRPVEAGELAGMGSIVVTVSKLDTVNLMIYVSEIELGMVKLGQTATVGIDTYPGREFDGRVVYISPIAEFTPKNIQTEDERVKLVFGVKVKIPNPDGILKPGMPADATIDTE
- a CDS encoding TetR/AcrR family transcriptional regulator, with the translated sequence MSTTSKRDAANIQMRTRIIEASREKFFRFGFSAITTDEIATDLGISKKTLYRHFSSKDELLHQAVFDLLADTAFQLRGILHDDETDFVEKLKMSVSLMVKTLSRFHSPFVRDVQRSSPETYTKILKFRRTKILSQFSALFQSGIETGLLRKDMDINLLMVIFTQLIDGVVNPEVVSQLPYSTHEVFEGVMNTFLIGILSDKSRAQYQT